CTTTATTGTCGCACCAAGGTCAATGTCCATTAAAGATCTGATGTAGAAATCATCTCATGTCAATTCTCTTATCTACTCTCATGGCTTGAGAACTGTGTGACTAATCCTCTCAGTCTCACTAGGTTCGTTAGGTTTGGCCGTTGGGTCTTATGTCAAAACTCGCAAACCACAAAGATCAACTAATCCCAACAAGTCAATGAAGACATGAACCAATGTATCAACTTTCAAATCTAGATTGGTGGACAATAAAGGTAGTCAATTATAGGTCTGGCCGAGCTTAAGGACCAACCtgattaataaatatttttggtTCTAATATGGCTCGATTATAATTGATCATTTCTAGTGCAAAGGTACTACCCGATAGATGTCATCCAAGATGAACAATTAATAGTTCGAGTCAACTCAACATGTTTAAAGTCCGTTGAAACTTGTTTATTGAGCCTAATACATTTAAAACCTGATTATAGCCTGTTTAGAGATAAATGTGTCTAACCCGTTCAAAATCGCATAAAGCCTTTTTAACCTGATTGTTTGTAGCCCCTAAAAGACTAGTACCTGATCAACCAATTTACAAATGAAACTATGCCTAACATATGAGGACCGATTATTTAAATAAGACGATCATGGTGCAAGGTCTTAAACTAAAGAAGCCAGATCAGATTCGACCGAAACTGACCCGGCCCAACCAATTAACAACCTCAACTGGTGCCTCATGGGAAGATAGGGGTTGTCTGGGGATataataattttcattttgtggGCGCGTTCTATCACGCGAACGGTGCCTCGCCGAAGGAATTTAAACCATAGGCGTAGAGGAAGAAAGTTCTTCTATTACcttaaggaaaaataaaatagacttTGCTCTGCTGTCTGAGTTGTATCAGTATGACTCTGAGGAGAGGATAGCTCCCGTCACGTCTCCTGAGCTCTGTGATCGCATTGAGCTAGCTTTTTTTTGCTTTCCTCCATCAAATTTGGATCTCATTTCGAAATCCGATACCTCGCACTTAGTTCAGAGCTTCCAACTTCCGTCCATCGTCCATTGATAGAGCTCCTGTGTTCATCAATCGGTAAGATAGAGCTACTATGCTCAACTGCCTTACTTTTCGATGataatctcttcttctttatttctttaacATGTTGAGCTAGGATATTGGATTTTGAAATGTTTTCCTTCTCATtctttgttatatatatatatatatatataatctctgATTTTCTTATGTGTAGTTGTGGTGAGATCCCTCATCtgtttttgtattttccctTCTGCGATTAGTATTAAGGAATTGAAGTTATGTTGTTCATTTCGGATGCTTTAATTGAGTTTAGTCGATTACTGGAAGACTGTTGGAACTTCTGAAATTTGTTGTCCGCTCCCAATTTCACGCTGAAATGTGTGGTTTAGTTTTGTTTAGTAAGACTATGAATCGAAATGGTCAAGCCATGGATCCAGaatttcttttgtgtttttgtttgCAAATCTGGTCAGCTTAGTTCAGTGTGTAATTATGAAGCTCAATCTGCTCAAGTTTATTCACTGACTTTACAAGCTTAAGTAGAGGTCCCAACTATGGTTGAAGATCTATCTACAGATCTTTTAACCCCCTTTCCGGTgttgcttttctttcttttctatggGAAAGGTGTCCTTTTCAATTCAGATATGAGCTACAGAACCTCTTATTTGTTCCTTCATTGAATTCATAGGATCTTTGTGAAGTTACTCTTTCATGATTTTAAGAACTTACAGCTAAACCAAACTGACAAGAACCCTAATGACTGTAATTCTTCATTACCACTGCTACTACCACCTGTGGACATCATTTTCCCCACGGATATGGAGGctgaaaatattttgtttttcgtAATAGACTTAAATATATTGGAGGGTCTAATCCAAAACCTTAAGAGGAGGGCGCTCCTCAAGTATATGAAGCTACCAAGGACCTGAATAGACCAAAGACTTGGGCTCCATTACCACGTTGATGGatccaacccaaaaccttaaggcATTAAGTGGAGAAAGCTCCTCAAGTATATAAAGGCGGCAACGACCTGAACAAACGAAGTGGGACTATAGCTCTACAACTCCCAACATTTCAACATCCCACTCATGTGTAGCTTTTGAATACTTGGCTTTACACATGACAAGAAACTTAGGGAGGATGACAAAAAAAAGTTGAGCTTTGATACCATATTGGAGGGTCTAACTCAAAACCTTTAGACATTATTAAGTGGAGAGAGCTCCTCAAGTATATGAAGGCACCAAGGACATGAACAACTGATGTGAGATTATAGCTCCATAACTCCCAACATCTTAACAAAATATCATGagaccttttttttccccttatccTTTTAACAGGTTTCTAGTTCATTTATTAAGTCAGCAGTCCATTATGTAATCAAAGAAATATCAATTTGTGCTTGAAGATTTATTGGTCCTTTTGCAGGTCTGTCAATGGAGCTGAGACTTGAATAGGAAGAGCCTATCAAGATCCAGGAGATGAAAGGCATGTCATGGGGGCTGATTATTGGGATCTCAATAGGGGTGATAATTGGAGTTCTTTTGGCCATTTCTGGTCTATTCTGCATTAGGTACCGCAGGAAGCGTTCACAGATAAGCAGCACCAGTTCATGTAGGGCTGCAACAACCCCAATCCATTCAAATGGCCCCAATTCATGTACAATATTGTCAGACTCAACCATTGATCAAGAGTCTCCCAAAGCATCTGAAACGAAGGGCTTATCCTTGTGGCTAGGACCTAGGAAAAAGAATGTAGTCTCTATGTCTGGAATACCTAAATATTCTTACAAGTATGTTCAACATCTTTATATTAATAGTCTATTTGAGCTTGTCAGAACCATGTTTTCATTTCATTGCGGTCTACTTCTTTTATCAACAAAGGACTATATTGGAATTGTTATGGCCGTCCCATGAATAGGATATCATGCACTACCTTGCTGAGAATCACTTATATCAGTGATGAATAGGATATCATGCACTATATTGGAATTGTTATGGCCGTCCCCATTAGTATTGATTTCCTGATCCTCTTTAGGTCTGAGCACAAGCAGTGGTATGTAGCTCATCTTTAGACATGAACTGTTGTAAATTCTTACTAATCATTGTTTTTAAGCAagttaaattgaattttttggTGGTTTAGTTAGCTTCTGAGTATGCAATTCTTTTCCATATTGAGCTTGAGTTTGGATCCAGAAAATAAGGACTGAACTTAAGTAGGGTTACTAGAAGGTGAACTTGAAAAGGTAAAACTTTAGAGGTAGCTTctttatgaatatatatatatattatatttttcctgTGATAAATATCTCGAAGTAAAGAGAAGGTAGTTACAATGTTACGGCCATGTTGACCACATAGTCCAATCATTAAAATGTTATGGCCATGTTGACCATATAGTCCAACCATATCTCCTCCTGCTTTGCAGTTGATGTGATTACTGAATCTAATTCATCAAGCATCAGTACCTAATGTGTAAAAAAATAGTTATTGGTCTACAACACTCAATATTGCATGTTCAGCATGTTTGAAACTGAAAGATTAGACAAATAGAGGAAACATAAGATTTGCCCTATTCAGCTCTGGTTTTTTACTTCCAATTTGATTAAGTTGGAATGTATATGTGACAAAGAATATGCCATAAGAACTTCAATAGTGAACTTGAGTGATTTTCTTTGTATTGTTTACATTTTGTTCTCTGTATTCTGCAAGTCTCAGTTTGCTATGATGGTGAAGAAGTGATAATTGTGAAAGTCACCTTGCAATGCctcaattttgtaattttacatCTAGTcaaatttcttaaaatttttattaggtATCTTGAGGTGTTTTTCCTTTATCTACTATCAATTAACCAAATCTTTGCTGATGCTTTCAGAGATCTTCAGAAGGGGACTCACAATTTCACAACGGTACTAGGTCAAGGGGCATTTGGTCCTGTTTACAAAGCTAAGATGTCAACTGGTGAGACCGTAGCTGTTAAAGTCCTTGCTACAGATTCCAAGCAAGGGGAGAGGGAATTCCAGGCAGAGGTAATATTATGGATATTTTAGGCATTTGAAATATTGGATACATGCGCACATACATAAGCATGTGAATGCTACTGCTAAGTTAATATGCTTTAAAATATATTAACACGGTATAAAAATGATTGTTGGAATCAATAAATGGTGCATTTGAAATAAAgatctttcaaaaaaatttgttcaATGTGAGTACAAAATCTTGTCTGACATTTGCAAATTTCAGTACCTGTGGAATTCATTCAACTTGTTTTTGTTATATATAAGTGTTTTACAAGAGGAAAAGCTCTGGGAAGATCAATGCAATACAAATTATCTATGACATGGCTACCTAGAAAGAACATATTCTGAAAATGATGTTGGGAAAAGAAATCCAATCATTTGTTTGATTTCTAGAATACTTCTAAATACCAGTTACCACCCCCCCNNNNNNNNNNNNNNNNNNNNNNNNNNNNNNNNNNNNNNNNNNNNNNNNNNNNNNaaaaaaaaaaaaaaaaaggtagaaggCTTCGTCCAAGAGCGCTGCAATGCCCATGAGAATTGCTCCAATATACATAcagaaaatacaaaagaaactTCTTCTGTCTGTTCTAATGTCAGTTGTTCTCTGCCCAGAGTTTCCTGATGGATTATAAAATTTCAGCTGGAAAAAAGCTCCATAGGAAATTTCCTCGTAGGACAGAAGTTAAACACTTCCAAGAAAATCGTTCAATATTACTGGAAGCTTTATATCTTTTCATACATGGTTATGCAAAATAATTAGGAATGTGGTAGGGAAATTTCATAGTGATTTAGTTGGTAATAATGTTTCTAACTTGCAGTCACTCCAAAATCACAGTCAACCTTCCACCACTAATATTATGTACTGATGATTATTTCTATTTACTGCTgatttcttcttgttttcttttttggatatatactgatttcttctttcttatagtACGGAAGTATATTGATGAGGAATACATTTTGGTAAATGATATATTTCAAGAAAACTTTGCATATTACATTATATTAAGATGAAAAGAAACATATATTTTGTCTTTAATCCTTACTGTGCACCATCTCTTCTACTGCTAAATGGTCTTCAACAGAATCTCCTGTGCCTAATAAGATCAAAATACATTTTTCTCATCACGAAAACAAGATTTTTGTAAACCGTATACTCTTTGCCTCTGTATGTTGTacaatttcatttatttctgGCTTGTTGGCACCTTTGACTCATTGGGCCTGTTGTTTACTGATACCAGCTGTCTATCGTAGGTATACATTTCATGGTGAATATATAATTCTAAGTTCTCTGGATTCAATTTAAAATATTGCATGGGTGTCTTTAGGCCTTCATGAGGAATGAGAAATATCTTTACCTGAATGCGACATAAAAGCCAACTAGGTACTTATTTTAGTTTATGACCATGACCATAAGCCCCCTTTTAATGTATCTTTCATGTTCGGTTTTGCCCATCATACAGTCATATTTAGACCCTCCAAATAAATTCACTGGCATAaacaatttctttcttttgagtTCAGGTTCTGTTACTAGGCAGACTACATCACAGAAACCTCGTGAATTTGGTTGGATATTGTGAAGAAAAAGGCCAGCATATGCTTGTTTATGTGTACATGAGTAATGGCAGTCTGGCTTCTCATTTATATAGTAAGCTACCACTCAACTGATATTGCACTCTTTTCAATTGACAGAGGAGAGAAAACGTAAGAAACAGTTGTTaaaggaattttcttttttttgggaacCACCCAATCAGTTCAATCTTTTAGTTGTAGTCTTGTAGATTTCAACGTTTGGTTTACCCGTTTTGCCTGGCATGCCAATGTTGCTGATTGGCAACATTGAGATCTGTGACTTGCGGTGTTAGTCATTATGCTTGGATTTGAGGaatttttaagattttcctttcctttctgcCTGAGAAAAGGTGCCCGTCTTCAACTGCGATGGTATATCTTTGTTACTGCTCAGCTCTTGAAAATATGTACCAGTTGGGTAATGTCCAGTTCATCAGAATTTCTTATTTGAAATTGTTACTAAATGCATTTGATCTTAAGGTGAATTTTAGTGGTCCCATGTATTTTGCTAGCGATAACTTTTAATGCCTTTTATTGGTGCAGAGGAAAGAAGGGTTTCTTCTGTATTTGATCCCTTCTTTTTATGCTGGAGTGAAAATAGACATTAGTAAATTTGAAATATCTAATATTCtagggacttttttttttcttgtccatTGCTTCACATACACTTATTTTATCTACAACTGGTGACTGAATTTGCAGGTGTAAAGCATGAACCACTGAGCTGGGATTTGAGGGTTTGTATAGCTTTAGATGTAGCAAGGGGCTTGGAGTATCTTCATGATGgggtaaaattatttattttttcatgaaaacttctatttattatttttcttgaaaagGGTTAAATGGTGAAAaaggattcatgtagctgaccccatttagttgggaaaaggcttagttgagtttgAGTTCATGAAAACTCCTATAAACTTTGAATAGATTTCCAATTATCtgctttatgttttttattccttttcttaATGCAGGCCATGCCATCTGTAGTGCATCGGGACGTCAAATCTTCTAACATACTATTGGATCAGTCCATGAGAGCCAGGGTATGTAATACTGCAGTCACTTGttgttagagtttatgtaatGAGGTTAGTTTGGGCACTAGCTTAGTATCTTGTTGTCTTatgttgtatttttatttttttttcaccttttggGTATGTAATTCCTTATGTCATATTAATGAAGTGATATAGGTATGGGAGAGGCTTCTCTCCAACCAGCAACATTCTAccattctttctcttcttcttctctcctccttcaatCTTCTACTCTcatctctcctcttgctttctTGTTTCCTTGCAACCTTTAAATTCTAACTCTTGTTACATGCACAAGTAGGTGTACCATAAAAAACTCCCTTTCTTGCAGTTCATTCATTTCGTGGGACTTGGATGTGTCCCTCGAATGAATAACATCTTATATATTCTGGCCTTGATTTTTCCCACCAAACTGATATGTAATGAATATGGgaacaaaacattttttttcttaaatgtaGGGTTTGAATGCCTTGTGGATCTAGATAATGACAAATGGGTTGGGCAGGTCGCTGATTTTGGGCTTTCAAGGGAAGAGATGGCCAACCCACATGCATCAAATATCAGGGGAACTTTTGGCTATCTTGATCCCGAGTATGTATCAACAAGGGCTTTCACAAAGAAAAGTGACGTTTTCAGTTTTGGGGTTTTGCTCTTTGAACTTATTGCTGGCAGGAGTCCTCAACAGGGTCTCATGGAATATGTTGAACTGGTAAGCTCTCTCTCTGAGTTGAATATAAGTGATTGAAAATTATCAAATGAATTGAGCTAAGGGTCTCCTATTGTATTTACACATATAATTCTCAAGGACCTTTACCAGGAATGTTG
This genomic stretch from Macadamia integrifolia cultivar HAES 741 chromosome 2, SCU_Mint_v3, whole genome shotgun sequence harbors:
- the LOC122059529 gene encoding calcium/calmodulin-regulated receptor-like kinase 1 yields the protein MKGMSWGLIIGISIGVIIGVLLAISGLFCIRYRRKRSQISSTSSCRAATTPIHSNGPNSCTILSDSTIDQESPKASETKGLSLWLGPRKKNVVSMSGIPKYSYKDLQKGTHNFTTVLGQGAFGPVYKAKMSTGETVAVKVLATDSKQGEREFQAEVLLLGRLHHRNLVNLVGYCEEKGQHMLVYVYMSNGSLASHLYSVKHEPLSWDLRVCIALDVARGLEYLHDGAMPSVVHRDVKSSNILLDQSMRARVADFGLSREEMANPHASNIRGTFGYLDPEYVSTRAFTKKSDVFSFGVLLFELIAGRSPQQGLMEYVELAALSTEGRVGWEEIVDSRLEGKFDVQELNDIAALAYKCINIISIKRPSMRDIVQSVSRILMLKDNSKHHRPDQSALVEDVCIEMDKSGAQTPNSELLREESVDSTTHHP